The DNA region AAAGTCCTCGCCTTTTGGCGGGGACTTTTTTATATTATTTGCATGTTAAAAAAATCTGATCAAAAGCAAGTCACTGTTGAGCTAGTAACAATTGAAGAGCTGGTTCCTGAAAACCATTTACTTCGAAAAATAAATAAGTTTATCGACTTTTCATTTATTCGAGAGAAGACCAAGCATCTTTACTGTGAGAACAATGGTCGTCCAGCAATTGATCCAGTTGTTCTTTTTAAGATGTTATTTATTGGGTATATATTTGGAATTCGCAGTGAGAGGCGTCTTGTCAAAGAAATACAAGTCAA from Maridesulfovibrio bastinii DSM 16055 includes:
- a CDS encoding transposase, with translation MLKKSDQKQVTVELVTIEELVPENHLLRKINKFIDFSFIREKTKHLYCENNGRPAIDPVVLFKMLFIGYIFGIRSERRLVKEIQV